A stretch of the Paenibacillus dendritiformis genome encodes the following:
- a CDS encoding phosphoenolpyruvate hydrolase family protein encodes MSFDRETIRTKLQAQIQANGHIIGVAAGAGITAKYAVKGGADFILALNSGRFRQMGLSSLGGLLPFSNSNDLVMEFGSREIIPIVREVPVIFGLCATDPTIELEQYIEWIREQGFSGINNYPTVGLMGGLFGEALKEDGTSFDAEIEAIRIAHRKGLFTIAFVFEEDQARRMAAAGADIVCAHLGFTKGGVLGAKKVLSLKAAAELAKAIFKACDEVNPGVMKMVYGGPVNTPSDVEYMYDNTGAVGYLGGSSFERIPSEAAITQTASEFKEAGLTEQDKLLRHMLEGVAKHYDYVQFVKEYVAANYMNEISFAELALVAHISRTHLSYLFKKEVGCTFPEYVTRFRINKAMEFMKQDHIELSEVSALAGYNDYAHFSKTFKKLTGVSPREYRRQYKNT; translated from the coding sequence ATGTCTTTCGACCGCGAGACGATTAGAACGAAGCTGCAAGCGCAGATTCAAGCGAACGGGCATATTATCGGCGTAGCGGCCGGAGCGGGCATCACCGCGAAATATGCGGTAAAGGGCGGAGCGGATTTCATTTTGGCCCTAAATTCAGGCCGGTTCCGCCAGATGGGATTGAGCTCGCTCGGAGGGCTGCTTCCCTTTTCGAACAGTAACGATCTCGTGATGGAATTCGGGTCCAGGGAAATTATCCCTATCGTAAGAGAGGTTCCTGTTATCTTTGGACTTTGCGCGACGGATCCGACCATTGAATTGGAGCAATATATCGAATGGATTCGGGAACAGGGCTTTTCTGGCATAAATAACTATCCGACCGTCGGATTAATGGGCGGTCTTTTTGGTGAGGCTTTGAAGGAAGACGGGACTAGCTTCGACGCTGAAATCGAGGCGATTCGGATAGCGCATAGGAAAGGCTTGTTTACGATCGCGTTTGTGTTCGAAGAGGATCAGGCCCGGCGCATGGCCGCGGCCGGAGCGGATATCGTGTGCGCGCATTTGGGCTTCACGAAGGGCGGCGTTCTCGGCGCGAAAAAAGTATTGTCGCTCAAAGCGGCGGCGGAGTTGGCAAAAGCTATTTTTAAAGCTTGCGACGAGGTCAATCCCGGCGTTATGAAAATGGTCTACGGCGGGCCGGTCAACACGCCTTCCGATGTGGAGTATATGTACGACAATACCGGAGCCGTGGGTTATTTGGGCGGATCGTCCTTCGAGCGAATTCCTTCCGAAGCGGCGATTACGCAGACGGCCAGCGAGTTCAAGGAGGCGGGGCTGACCGAGCAGGATAAGCTCCTTCGCCATATGCTGGAGGGCGTGGCCAAGCATTATGATTATGTGCAGTTCGTGAAGGAGTATGTGGCCGCGAATTACATGAATGAGATTTCGTTTGCGGAACTCGCTTTGGTAGCCCATATTTCGCGGACGCATTTAAGCTATTTGTTCAAAAAAGAGGTTGGGTGCACTTTCCCCGAATACGTGACGAGGTTCCGAATCAACAAGGCTATGGAGTTCATGAAGCAGGACCATATCGAGCTGTCCGAGGTGTCGGCGCTCGCCGGATACAATGACTACGCCCATTTCAGCAAAACCTTCAAAAAACTGACGGGGGTGTCCCCCCGAGAATATCGACGTCAGTACAAAAACACATAA
- a CDS encoding Tm-1-like ATP-binding domain-containing protein codes for MKTVAIVGTFDSKGTEFSFVRDMLQGLGLNTLTIHSGVFEPMFVPDVSNEEVAREAGADIREIASKRDRSLATEVLAKGMEKLIPRLYAEGKFDGIISFGGSGGTSIVTPGMRALPIGVPKIMVSTVASGNVSQYVGTSDIMMYPSIVDVSGLNSISTKIFTNAALAIAGMLKFEVEHAVEKKPLIAATMFGLTTPCVNQAREYLEEQGYEVVVFHATGAGGKTMERLIDSGFFDGVLDITTTEWCDELVGGVLNAGPNRLEAAARAHVPQVVSTGALDMVNFGPFDTVPEKFANRTFYKHNPTVTLMRTTVEENKELGKIIAGKLNEATAPTALMLPLKGVSGLDVEGQPFYGPEEDRALFDTLRQEIDRNAVELIELDADINDKSFALAAARKLVELMRKHTQEEDAK; via the coding sequence TTGAAAACAGTCGCGATAGTCGGAACGTTTGATTCGAAAGGAACCGAGTTTTCTTTTGTCAGAGATATGCTTCAAGGTCTTGGGCTGAATACGCTTACGATTCATAGCGGGGTGTTCGAGCCAATGTTCGTCCCGGATGTCTCGAATGAAGAAGTGGCGCGGGAAGCTGGAGCGGACATTCGTGAAATCGCCTCCAAACGGGACCGATCGTTAGCAACGGAAGTCCTTGCGAAGGGCATGGAAAAGCTGATTCCGAGACTGTATGCGGAAGGTAAATTCGATGGAATCATCTCCTTCGGCGGCAGCGGCGGCACATCTATCGTCACGCCCGGAATGAGAGCGCTCCCAATCGGCGTGCCGAAGATAATGGTGTCGACCGTCGCGTCCGGGAATGTCTCGCAATATGTCGGGACGAGCGATATTATGATGTATCCATCTATCGTCGACGTGTCGGGACTGAACTCGATTTCGACCAAAATATTTACGAACGCGGCCTTGGCGATCGCCGGTATGCTGAAGTTCGAGGTGGAGCATGCCGTAGAGAAAAAACCGCTCATCGCGGCGACGATGTTCGGGCTGACGACGCCTTGCGTCAATCAAGCACGTGAATATCTGGAGGAACAAGGCTATGAAGTGGTCGTGTTCCATGCCACGGGCGCCGGCGGCAAGACGATGGAACGGTTGATCGATTCCGGATTCTTCGATGGCGTGCTGGATATTACGACTACGGAATGGTGCGACGAGCTGGTCGGCGGCGTGCTCAATGCCGGACCGAACCGGCTTGAGGCGGCCGCGCGGGCGCATGTGCCTCAAGTGGTATCGACAGGAGCGCTGGACATGGTCAACTTCGGCCCCTTCGACACGGTGCCGGAGAAGTTCGCGAATCGAACGTTCTACAAGCATAATCCGACCGTCACGTTGATGAGAACAACCGTGGAGGAAAATAAAGAGCTCGGCAAAATTATCGCCGGGAAGTTGAATGAGGCGACCGCCCCGACCGCGCTCATGCTGCCATTGAAGGGCGTATCCGGTCTGGATGTGGAAGGGCAGCCATTCTACGGACCGGAAGAGGATCGGGCGTTGTTCGACACGCTGAGACAGGAGATTGACCGCAATGCCGTAGAGCTCATCGAACTGGATGCGGACATCAATGACAAGAGCTTTGCGCTGGCCGCAGCCCGGAAGCTGGTCGAACTGATGCGGAAGCACACACAAGAGGAGGATGCAAAATGA